From Thermoanaerobaculia bacterium, the proteins below share one genomic window:
- the recN gene encoding DNA repair protein RecN, producing MHVARIQVRNLATIDQVHLDFDPGFHVLTGETGAGKSILVDALKLISGGRADTSAIRHGADTMVIEALFTDLPEEIRTELVGAGLDTPEEVLIVRREISRDSVNRIFVNQSPVTLRFLESLLQPWITIHGQSDQQGLMVSSIRRDLLDLYGQLAGEVRTLNQTVQEYTEILASLETARATLTRTFQERDHLSLQLAEIKSAGLSEGEEEALHYQRTLIRDREAILQALGSAVTRLSGEDRNLLSDLGGLMRDLESIRGVFPELDTLSGECEGLMDLLSDLSVLVDRLLSDLEVPDRSLQEVEDRLALLESLKRKYGSTEREIVEFGKELERRLESLETGSAELDRLEARLHSLELTYREQAGALSTARSRAARRFSASILKRLRRLDMKEVVFKIEVEKKAGPPRRGGGDRVDFLVSTNPGEPPLSLERVASGGELSRIQLALMSEVIQQKGKILLFDEIDQGVGGSAAVEVGSMLRELAGANHVLVVTHLAQVAAHAHHHHHVLKTVEDGRTYTRVRLRLSDSDRVEVMAEMLSGSRKSDAARRHAEELFQSCQTP from the coding sequence ATGCATGTGGCAAGGATTCAGGTGCGAAATCTCGCAACCATTGATCAGGTACACCTTGATTTTGATCCGGGATTTCATGTCCTCACGGGAGAGACCGGAGCTGGAAAATCGATCCTTGTCGATGCCCTGAAACTCATTTCCGGCGGAAGGGCTGACACATCCGCCATTCGGCACGGGGCGGATACGATGGTAATTGAAGCTCTTTTTACCGATCTTCCGGAGGAGATACGTACCGAACTCGTTGGCGCGGGACTGGATACACCGGAGGAGGTTCTTATCGTCCGGCGCGAAATTTCCCGGGATTCCGTCAATCGGATCTTTGTCAACCAGTCCCCGGTCACTCTTCGCTTCCTGGAGAGTCTCCTTCAACCCTGGATCACTATTCATGGTCAATCGGACCAGCAGGGGCTGATGGTTTCATCCATCCGCCGGGATCTGCTGGATCTTTATGGACAACTGGCCGGAGAGGTTCGCACCCTGAATCAGACCGTTCAGGAGTACACAGAGATTCTGGCCTCCCTCGAAACAGCCCGTGCGACCCTGACGCGGACTTTTCAAGAACGGGACCATCTTTCGCTTCAACTTGCAGAAATCAAGTCGGCCGGGCTTTCCGAGGGTGAGGAAGAAGCTCTTCATTACCAGAGAACCCTGATCCGGGACAGAGAGGCGATTCTTCAAGCTCTCGGGTCTGCGGTAACCCGCCTTTCCGGGGAGGATCGGAACCTACTCTCGGATCTGGGCGGCCTGATGCGGGACCTGGAATCGATTCGCGGTGTCTTTCCCGAGCTGGATACGCTGTCCGGGGAGTGTGAAGGTCTTATGGACCTGCTGTCGGATCTGTCCGTGCTTGTTGACCGCCTGCTCTCCGACCTGGAGGTTCCCGATCGCTCCCTCCAGGAAGTGGAAGACCGTCTGGCTCTCCTTGAAAGTCTGAAAAGGAAATATGGCTCAACGGAGCGGGAAATCGTAGAGTTTGGAAAAGAACTGGAACGACGCCTGGAGTCTCTTGAAACGGGGAGCGCTGAACTGGACAGGCTCGAAGCAAGGCTTCATTCTCTGGAACTAACCTACAGGGAGCAGGCAGGTGCGCTCTCCACGGCCCGAAGCCGTGCGGCCCGCAGGTTTTCCGCTTCCATTCTCAAGCGGTTACGACGGTTAGATATGAAGGAAGTCGTCTTTAAAATTGAGGTGGAGAAGAAGGCGGGTCCTCCCCGGAGAGGGGGGGGGGACCGTGTCGATTTTCTCGTGTCCACCAATCCGGGAGAGCCGCCCCTTTCCTTGGAACGGGTAGCCTCCGGCGGAGAGCTTTCCCGGATCCAGCTGGCATTGATGTCTGAAGTAATCCAGCAGAAGGGTAAGATTTTACTCTTTGATGAAATCGATCAGGGCGTCGGTGGATCTGCTGCCGTGGAAGTGGGCAGCATGCTCCGGGAATTGGCCGGGGCTAACCATGTTCTGGTCGTGACCCACCTTGCCCAGGTTGCGGCCCATGCCCACCACCACCATCACGTTTTGAAAACCGTCGAGGATGGACGCACCTATACGCGGGTCCGCCTGCGGCTCTCGGATTCGGATCGGGTCGAAGTCATGGCGGAAATGCTGTCCGGATCGCGAAAGTCGGATGCGGCCAGACGACATGCCGAAGAGCTCTTTCAATCGTGTCAGACGCCGTGA